The DNA sequence TAGCAACTGTTTACatgtaattttgtgtgtgtgtgtgtggttgtttTTGCGTTgtggttgttggttttttttgttcttttttaaccccccccccttttttctttttgttcttttcaaCTTGTGTATTGATACCTCATTTTCCCCCTCACCCCTTTCCCTCAGATACCCTTGTTGTCttacatgtgttttattgtatcaagaaatgagaatctttgttgttataagaaatgtatggagttgcttAGAAACCTCTCaacaaaaattaattaaaaaaaaccaggcaagattctggaaaagatcattaaggaagtggtctgcaaacacttaaaaacaaatgtggtcattgctaatagtcaacacagatttatcaaaaacaaatcatgccaggctaatctgatctcttttttcaatagagttacaagctgggtagatgcaggaaatgctgtggatgtagcatatctgaatttcagtaaggtcttcaacaaggtcctccatgaccttctggcaaacaatcAGCCAAGAAGGGTAAGGGTCTTGGTCATCCTCATATCTCTCAAATCATCAGGCTGTATAGATTAAAAGGAATCTATCAAAACAGAACAAGCAGACACCTGAGTTACATCCACGGAGACTGCATCAAAATTGGTGTCTAAGTTGGAGAGGATCTGAGCGACATTAACTGCAAAGAACCTGCCAAATTCTTCCCAATGTGCTACCAATTTGGTCAGGGATCCCAGTCTGAGAGACAGGATGTAAAAGTCCTGTGACCACTCAGAACAGCTCTCTAGGAAGGTTCTTTGCAGATACAATGTTGGTGGCAGCAAAGGATTTCTGTGCTGCCTTCATTTGACTGTTATACTTCCCATTTAATGATGATCAAGTTAAGCaatatggcttttaaaaaaagatatacacAGCTCTCCATTTAAATATAAGATTTAATGGTGGATAAATGAATGTCACAGAGACCTACATAAATACCAGTATGTAAATTGTCAGTTCTTACAACAGAAGAATTTGACATCATTAAGTGAAGTGTCATCCTCAGACTCTTGTGAAATCTCCACCTTTGTCTGGATCCCACATATAAAGGTACTGCCAGGGCAGGCAGGACTCCATGGGCCAAAATGACCCCATTCATGGGAGTTACCTTCCAGTACAGAAGTGTCACTACATAAGAACCGAATGTTGTTGACTGCTGTGTCATCACCAAACCCTTGGGGCATTTCTACTCTCAGAGAGAAGGACACCAGCTTGTTTGGTGGTTTACACTGATGAATCTCGGACCAAGCACCCCACCTGCCAAGATAATAAAGATGACACAAGAAACACATTGTCATATTACAGAACACTGGATGATGGATCTTGTGTCACTTCAGGAGACTAGTCACATTCAGACTACAAATGTGGACAAATTTGTCTAGGTGGATGGTTTGTGGTTATTGGTATTTAATTGACTTGCCAAGATATCAGCCATAATAGAGCACAATCATCATTGCCTTGTTCTTCATATTCCAGTTACCACTAGTAAATATAAACTAACAAGAATGGCACAAGAATAAATATTATTTGCTGTTTATTGCCATAGTCAGCTTCAATAAATGTCAGCTTTATTGGTGTTCTCAACAATGCTGCTTAGTTTTCATAGaataggatcatagaataatagagttggaagagaccacatgggccatctagtccagccccctgccatgcagtttTGTAGAATCAAAACCCCTGCTTACATCAACCTGTAATACAGCCTTCtatttttcctactgccttcaactTTTACTTTCCTGAAGTACTGCTAAGTCTACATCAGAGGAAAGAAATTAGTTTATCGTAAGACTTCAGATACTACGGGACTTCATGTTCCCTTCCCACTGACGGTGCTGAAAGCAGTTGCAGATCAAAGCATTTGGAGGTGCATCCCTGACCTAATCAAGGGCAAAAGGTACTCACTTCCCAACCATGGATGAAATAAATGAATCATCTTTGCAGAGCAGGCGGATGCCATTCAGGGATGTATCGTCTTGCCCCTCTTTGCCACCTTGATAGGGCTCTACCTTGTGTAGAGAGACAGATTGGATTAAAACTGTACTTTGTGTTAATCCATactgtgagctgccttgggtcaCATATTGCAGGaatggtgggataaaaataaaataaatataactatgCACAACAAGATAAGCCACAAGAAGCATAATGGAGGCAATTTGGTTCAGGTTCACTCCCCAGCTGGTTTTAAATGGCTAAGAAGACAtttcaatacaaaatacttgagtcaCCTGAAcgtttgggaatcccatggcatTACAGCAGAAGGATGTAATTCTTTGCTACTTTATTTTTCCCCAAAGGAAGAACAGGGATTTTTTTCTGCTATaagaaaaactttgaaaatcaTACAATTTTTATGCCTTTTTTTCTGAGTAAATTTCAtgcattttttttacagaatacaTTTTCTACACAGTAAACAACATTTTCTGCCTAAAGTGCTATAAAGATGTTGTCATTGACTGAAAACACTGTGATCCAGAGGCACAGTCTAGTATATGAAAGGAATACTATATTTCACCATATATTTcaaaaagtaaaaagaaaaatatcCCAGTATGGCCTTATTTCAGCTACATACCATTATGCATTAACTGACCAGTATTTTAGGCATGCAATAACCTATCATGGTTGAAAGGGCATAAATTAAAACCAATGTAGGTCTCTTTCTACTCTGTCTAAAGTGAATTTCTGTGAGCTAGCTTTTGAGATTTTCAATCACtggtttttccttttctttttatttcattctttgtgtgtgtgtttgttggaGTGGGGGTGACAATGATTTCTTATATCTGCAATAGGATTTTTTGAAAGGTCTTTTaaaaccatgattccatagcattgagccatagtagttaacgtggtgtcagactatattaattctatgctgtagatgcaccctaagtctcaAACCACAATAAATAGTTTGTTACCTATTGTGATCACATTTAGAGTTCATGAGATGAACTCAGCCTGAAAAGTAAAATGCATAATACAAAACATCTTTTACCTTCAATGCAAAACCAGTAGCATGACCAAGGGAACAATATTCTCGTTTTCCCCAATAACCCCATGGCCCCCCATTTTCCACGTGGATGATGGCATCGTAGGGGCGGCCATCTACATTCCAGAAGCAGCAAAAGGTGATCAAGAAGGCCAGAGTGCAGATGAAAAGATTCATTATCTTCTCCAGCTGTAGCTGTGGAAACATGGTTGAAAAATTGTGATCACAAAAAAGCACAGATAGAGATACCGATTATTTACTGAGGCTGTATTTGTCTGACATTATTATCTAATTCAAATGCATCAGAAAGGCATAACCTTTGCCCAATCAGTTGAAAGTTGCATACATGACTACTCTTCCTCCCTAAATTATCTCCACAAAACTTTGTGACTTACTGAGGATCATCCAGTGATTTTTATAGGGATAATAACCTGGTTCTCAAGAACCAACCTGTtaaccactacatcacattgaTTCTCCTTGTGTCTCTGTAGATTTCACCCTCTTTTTCAAAACACAATAGTGGCAGTTCAGGATCAAGCTACATGTTTGACCTTTAATAAAATACACATAGTATTAGTTGTGGTCTGATAATAATGAGGGACCCATTCTCACTACACAattgtagcactatgattctactctAATTTCCACAGTGatgtcttatggaatcctggtattttcATTTTAAGaggtattaaataaatattatctcAAATATTGCataatggtaatacagtagagtttcatttatccaacgctcgcttatccaacgttctggattatccaaggcatttttgtagtcaatgttttcaatacatcatgatattctgctgctaaattcgtaaatacagtaattactgcatagcattactgcgtgttgaactactttttatgtcaaatttgttttataacatgatgtttttgtgcttaatttgtaaaatcataacctaatttgatgtttaataggatttccttaatctctccttatccaacatattcgcttatccaacattctgccgacccgtttatgttggatgagtgagactttactgtatttaataTTATTTGGAGTAGGAAGAGGAGGATTCTCAAAGAAAAAGCCACTTTGAATATTGTGCTGAGaaaaatgcaggatataaatgaaataaaatatcagGAGTTTCTCTCCAAGAGTCATGGTTCTATGACAAAGTAGAATCATATCACTATTAATATGTCACATGAAGGCGCCACTGATTGCAGTTGGAGAAGGAATTTaaacctttcttccctttctgtgTCTGAGATAGTGTTGATGGAAAATCCTCTTCTGAAGCTTGCAAGTTCATTAATAAATCTGGATTTCCAAGATGCATTGGCTGGAGAGAATATCAGGAACTTTTCTGGGATGGTTGCCATTTGCCCTTGTTTGCTTAAAATCTGATTCTGAAATCCCCATTATGATAGTTGAACAATCCCTAGAATGCTCTTGTATGTACTTCATGATGGTGAGCTTGGAAAGGTCCTTTTTGATACTGAAACCATATTTTATTGAAGAATAGTAGGATGGCACACTAAGAACATGGAATGAATAATAAGACCCCCAACCAGAAATATTCCAAATGGTAGTTGATGTAGGGTGCCCAATAATGTGAGTGGAAATGTCAATATGTACCCTAAGATCTATATAAGCTGCcgtcttcctttttattttatttgaactccTAGGAGGAATTGtataaaaggaagaagagaaatataTACTCATGCTTTGAATTCTTGAAAACAGCATGAGGTTGGAAACAATTAGACATATgtggataataaataaatagtgtaaatGCTTTTCCTGAAACAAAAACATTATTCCCACAATTCAAAACCAGGTATCTCCAAGTAAGCCCATTTCCTAAGAAGAGGAAAGGGCATCTCACCAGGCTTCTCATTTTTCCCATCCTGCTGGGATTATAAAGTCTTGGTGTAATCTTTCCATCTGAAGCTCAACATCTTTATGATTCCTTCAAGCTTTTCATTCATTCCACACATAGAACCTGTTTAGTCTTCCTCTTTCATCCTCCACAATTGGTGTTCTCCCTTCTATGCCATTATGTCAATCCCCCAAATCTTGTTTCTGCAATCTTGAAAGACTGTGGTCTTTCCTTGTTCGCCCATCCTTGTTCTCCCATTCCCCGTATTTATAGCACATCCTTGGAACCTATTAGAGAAAACCCCAAATACAAATATAACACTAGGTTCTTAGTGGTGAAGTTGGCATATTGGACAACAATTTGCAATGGAGACACATTCTATGAATATTACCCAGGCCAATTAACTCAATGAAAATCAGCCACCATGCCTATTGAAGGATGAAATTGATGGGAGTTGGGTGCAGGAAATATTAAAATACTTAAGATGACCACTGTGCATACAAAACCAGAGCTGACCTTCTGACCAGGAGTAGATAAGGGACTGGAAGTGGGCGAGGTATTACTGGAGTTATGTGTGCTAAGAAACCTTACTTCTAATTCCTAAATGAACTCTAGTTCTAATGTTACGTTTTACCACTTTTAGAGTTGACAAAAGGTCCAGTGCTAATTTGGGCATGGAATGAGAGGGCAACACCATTTTATCCTTGCTCACAAACAGCAACATGTCATGCAACATCTCTGGAAATAACAATCACCACCCTTTAGAATGAACCTGTTTCTCTCTCTGCGCCAAAGAGAGATGTCTTTTCATTCTGCTGAACATTTATCTTTTGGCTCACCTCTGATCTTCTAAAAAATACATGTAATTTTACATTGATTGTAACTCTTGCCTTGCCTTCTCACAGCAAATGAAGGGGGAAGGAGTTGCTCTAAACAGCACAATGCAATCCTACTTACAGTTACGCACAGTAGCCACATATTCTGGAAGCCAAATAAGAGAGCTTCTGAGTTCAACAACAGAGTATGAGCTTGGGCAGAGAAAGAGAATGGCAGAGCAAAGTGTAGGAGTTTTCTTGTGAAACATTACCTCCACTCAGTAGAGCAGATGATATGTAactatgacttcatcacatgggggaccCCCCACCCACAAATATCATCTCACCACCCTTCGTTGTGACACTTCTTCCATCACACATGGGAAATGGCACCTGAGCAGCACCGAAGTGTACTACCTCCATTGGAGCCAACATAACATGGGTAGATTCAAGTGTTTGGAGGGAAGCGTCATATGAcacttccactccagttgtgtACAGAGCCTCTGACGGAGGTCCAACAATGTCGTGGGATGGGCAGCTTGCCCATCTGTCACTGGACTGGCAGGgatgcatcctaggatgctaaaaaaaagTCCGGTGTGATGAAGCTATTAGTGTGTGTTGTGTTATATGTGTCATActcttatttgatttttttttcaactgtTGCCAAATCTTGAGAGAAAAGGggcagatctacactgaccacttatccCAGGGCCAATTCAGAGTGGTGAATGCTGGATCAGCTCTGGAATGGTTTAGACCACTTCACCACACCCCCGCCTTGGTGATCTAGAGTCAGAAGGGAGCCCCATGCACCTCCTATTTTTATCATTATGGCAGCCAGTGGATGTGAAATGGCTAGTGCTGATCAATCATGGTCTGGAGTGATGACAGCCAGAGTGTCAGAGCCTGTGTTAACTCTGTGCATTATTTAGCCATCATGAAGCTGATTTGCCTCCAGgataagtggtcaatgtagatgagccCATGTTGGGATATTGAGGCTCTCTGTAAGATGAgggtttcatttcatttcctatTATATCCAGTGAAAAGAACTGCAAGTTTTCCCTTTCAAAAGTCTTTAGAAAATGTCCCACTAAGACAAAGGAAAATGTAATTGCATTTCACAATGTTTTATTAAtaataggatatatatatatatatatatagaggcatGATATAATTATTTTTGACTGAGTTCTGTAATTGCAGCC is a window from the Anolis carolinensis isolate JA03-04 chromosome 3, rAnoCar3.1.pri, whole genome shotgun sequence genome containing:
- the LOC107982589 gene encoding vitelline membrane outer layer protein 1-like, coding for MWLLCVTLQLEKIMNLFICTLAFLITFCCFWNVDGRPYDAIIHVENGGPWGYWGKREYCSLGHATGFALKVEPYQGGKEGQDDTSLNGIRLLCKDDSFISSMVGKWGAWSEIHQCKPPNKLVSFSLRVEMPQGFGDDTAVNNIRFLCSDTSVLEGNSHEWGHFGPWSPACPGSTFICGIQTKVEISQESEDDTSLNDVKFFCCKN